Proteins encoded together in one Polaribacter reichenbachii window:
- a CDS encoding Pycsar system effector family protein — translation MSELASKAELYVLNFLSKNLDKKFVYHNISHTQRVVENTTEICENIEITEEEREDVLLAAWFHDTGFVKGAENHEDESVKNAVNWLQDNGVNSQRIETISNVILATKMGSEPTNKLEEIIVDADCAHLASKNFLDYTALLRKEWELTGKRKISEIDWIADNIEFFTITQKFYTDYALKNWSKRKAKNLAKLIKSQKEIADNTKKFNQKQQALDIKKNKSDVPERGVETMFRVALRNHITLSDIADTKANILLSVNAIIISMALSTLIPKLDNPSNDYLLIPSIIFILFTVVSMVLSILATRPNVTQGKFTKEDVANKKVNLLFFGNFHQMKLEEFEWGIQEMMNDKEYLYGSLTKDLYFLGLVLNRKYNLLRTTYTVFMIGIIVSVIAFSIAFAMQGTSPHTL, via the coding sequence ATGAGCGAATTAGCATCTAAAGCCGAACTTTACGTTTTAAATTTTTTAAGTAAAAATTTAGATAAGAAGTTCGTTTATCATAATATTTCTCACACACAAAGAGTTGTAGAAAATACAACTGAAATTTGTGAAAACATAGAGATTACAGAAGAAGAAAGAGAAGATGTTTTATTAGCGGCTTGGTTTCATGATACTGGTTTTGTTAAAGGGGCAGAAAATCATGAAGATGAAAGTGTTAAAAATGCCGTTAATTGGTTGCAAGATAATGGTGTAAATTCTCAGAGAATTGAAACCATTTCTAACGTTATTCTAGCAACTAAAATGGGTTCTGAACCAACTAATAAATTAGAGGAAATTATTGTTGATGCAGATTGTGCACATTTAGCTTCTAAAAACTTTTTAGATTATACAGCTTTGCTAAGAAAAGAGTGGGAGCTTACAGGTAAAAGGAAAATATCTGAGATAGATTGGATTGCTGATAATATCGAATTTTTTACCATAACACAGAAGTTTTATACAGATTATGCTTTAAAGAATTGGAGTAAAAGAAAAGCTAAAAATTTAGCTAAATTGATTAAAAGTCAGAAAGAAATAGCAGACAATACTAAAAAGTTTAATCAGAAACAGCAGGCTTTAGATATCAAAAAAAATAAAAGCGATGTTCCTGAAAGAGGAGTAGAAACGATGTTTAGAGTTGCCTTAAGAAATCACATTACTTTAAGTGATATTGCAGATACAAAAGCCAATATTTTACTTTCTGTAAATGCGATTATTATTTCTATGGCTTTGTCTACTTTAATTCCGAAATTAGATAATCCTTCTAACGATTATTTGTTGATACCTTCTATTATATTTATCCTTTTTACTGTGGTTTCTATGGTTTTATCCATATTAGCAACCAGACCAAATGTTACACAAGGAAAATTTACAAAAGAAGATGTGGCCAATAAAAAAGTAAATCTGTTATTTTTTGGTAATTTTCATCAAATGAAATTAGAAGAATTTGAATGGGGAATTCAAGAAATGATGAACGATAAAGAATATTTATATGGTTCTTTAACCAAAGATTTATATTTTCTAGGCTTAGTGTTAAACAGAAAATACAATCTTTTAAGAACTACGTATACTGTATTTATGATAGGTATTATTGTTAGTGTTATTGCTTTTTCTATTGCTTTTGCGATGCAAGGAACTAGCCCACATACATTATAG
- a CDS encoding GAF domain-containing protein, with translation MFEKYANDEYKDHPFHSGAINMVTLFNNHPQLIDGFSDYSILEKNKEEIELLLNPLFPEPLLKNEIKAASVPFSFTSFKFTDRFKNIIDNAGDDFELNVRNFEDDSMYIMACTFILGFVYGYNVDVKRPFYFDIPDKTTGTMKYYRAAFNADFSEVIPTENAPQLTKSDFEELLNNFENIDIWREKFPPNSYIFKGFGLISLFDVTSEEMLSQIKANLLSGGDDLIYKLQNNLRDFYSIKDLKLGFSIFDNVNSKVCENSVKKSNSIILNKNSEIKCNEGYFCDAVMQKVFVDHETFIISDVEQYGLNTNKNPFYQNLYDSGIQSIILIPIVATQNGDLALLEIASQRAYDLNSVTINKLKDIIPVFEAAVKRTSEERQNVLEATIQENYTSIHPAVKWRFYEAAEKFHQESLTSDNAKLDEIVFDEVYPLFGQSDIKGSSDARNTAIKEDLTTQLTLAISVLKDACKTEKLPIYNELMFRVSSYLKDVQEGLNAGDEVSILDFLSREIYPVFEHIKDISKELSQKVKIYMNRLDKELNVVYEKRKEYEESVTLLNDKLARFLDNKQKDVQNMFPHYFERYKTDGVEYNMYIGQSITNSKTFDNLYLYNLRLWQLKVTCEMENLAFYERRNMKNDLRVASLILVHSNPMAIKFRMDEKQFDVDGAYNIRYEIIKKRIDKANIKGTQDRLTVPGKIAIVYSQDKDAVEYSKYISYLQSKNQLGKLEHLELEDLQGVSGLKALRVEVIYQEDFSEKATISFNDLIKEIEA, from the coding sequence ATGTTCGAGAAATACGCAAATGACGAATATAAAGATCATCCTTTTCATAGTGGTGCTATAAATATGGTTACGTTGTTCAATAATCATCCGCAATTAATTGATGGATTTTCTGATTATTCAATACTAGAAAAAAATAAGGAAGAAATAGAATTATTGTTAAACCCTTTATTTCCAGAACCTTTGTTGAAAAACGAAATTAAAGCAGCAAGTGTTCCTTTTTCTTTTACCTCTTTTAAATTTACAGATCGTTTTAAAAATATAATAGATAATGCTGGTGATGATTTCGAATTAAACGTTCGAAATTTTGAAGATGATAGTATGTATATTATGGCCTGTACTTTTATTTTAGGCTTTGTATATGGTTATAATGTTGATGTAAAAAGACCTTTTTATTTTGATATTCCTGATAAAACAACAGGAACTATGAAATATTACAGAGCTGCATTCAATGCTGATTTTTCTGAAGTAATACCAACAGAAAATGCACCTCAGTTAACCAAAAGTGATTTTGAAGAGCTTTTAAACAACTTTGAGAATATCGATATTTGGAGAGAGAAGTTTCCTCCTAACAGTTATATTTTTAAAGGTTTCGGTTTAATTAGTCTTTTCGATGTTACATCCGAAGAAATGTTATCTCAAATAAAGGCTAACTTATTGTCTGGTGGAGATGATTTAATTTACAAATTACAAAATAACTTAAGAGATTTTTACAGTATAAAAGACTTAAAATTAGGTTTTTCTATTTTCGATAATGTCAACTCAAAAGTTTGTGAAAATTCTGTAAAAAAATCAAACAGTATTATTTTAAATAAAAATTCAGAAATAAAATGCAATGAAGGCTATTTTTGCGATGCAGTTATGCAAAAAGTTTTTGTAGATCATGAAACATTTATTATTTCTGATGTAGAGCAATACGGTTTAAATACCAACAAAAATCCTTTTTATCAAAACCTATATGATTCTGGTATTCAAAGTATTATTCTAATACCAATTGTAGCAACACAAAATGGCGATTTAGCTTTATTAGAAATTGCATCACAAAGAGCTTATGACTTAAATTCGGTTACAATTAATAAATTAAAAGATATAATTCCTGTATTTGAAGCTGCTGTTAAAAGAACATCAGAAGAACGTCAAAATGTTTTAGAAGCAACTATTCAAGAGAATTATACATCAATACACCCTGCAGTAAAATGGCGTTTTTACGAAGCTGCAGAAAAATTTCATCAAGAGTCTTTAACTAGTGATAATGCAAAATTAGACGAAATTGTTTTTGATGAAGTCTATCCTTTATTTGGTCAGAGTGATATAAAAGGATCTTCTGATGCTAGAAATACTGCTATAAAAGAAGATTTAACTACACAGTTAACGTTGGCTATTTCTGTTTTAAAAGATGCATGTAAAACCGAAAAACTACCTATTTATAACGAATTAATGTTTCGTGTTTCTTCGTATTTAAAAGATGTACAAGAAGGCCTAAATGCTGGTGACGAAGTAAGTATTTTAGATTTTTTAAGCAGAGAAATTTATCCTGTTTTTGAACATATAAAAGACATTAGTAAAGAACTTTCTCAAAAGGTTAAAATCTATATGAATCGTTTAGACAAAGAACTTAATGTAGTTTACGAAAAGAGAAAAGAATATGAAGAAAGTGTTACGCTTTTAAATGATAAACTAGCAAGATTTTTAGATAATAAACAAAAAGATGTTCAAAATATGTTTCCACATTATTTTGAACGTTATAAAACAGACGGAGTGGAGTATAATATGTATATAGGGCAATCTATTACAAACTCTAAAACTTTTGATAATCTGTATTTATACAACCTTCGTTTATGGCAACTAAAAGTAACTTGTGAAATGGAAAATTTAGCTTTTTACGAACGTAGAAATATGAAAAACGATTTGCGTGTAGCATCCTTAATTTTAGTGCATAGTAATCCTATGGCTATAAAATTTAGAATGGACGAAAAGCAATTTGATGTTGATGGTGCTTATAACATAAGATACGAAATCATAAAAAAACGTATTGATAAAGCAAACATTAAAGGAACTCAAGATCGTTTAACTGTACCAGGAAAAATTGCAATTGTGTATTCGCAAGATAAAGACGCTGTAGAATATTCTAAATATATTTCTTATTTACAATCTAAAAATCAATTGGGTAAATTAGAACACTTAGAATTAGAAGATTTACAGGGTGTTTCTGGATTAAAAGCGCTTAGAGTAGAAGTTATTTATCAAGAAGATTTTAGTGAAAAAGCTACCATTTCTTTTAACGATTTAATAAAAGAAATAGAAGCTTGA
- a CDS encoding glycoside hydrolase family 26 protein, whose translation MASFKNKSKRLFNVLLALVLGYFIIYGLTAVSKSSKGPLGGFLENLGSFVKDIEHDNILGKREENREKKLAWFKDQRKNKYALLKTKHILFGASDDSKGASYENIINLEDSLALTFPIIHIYKAWGEGQAYEFPRNEVDAIVRIGSIPMITWEPWLEKFSQENFPKIKALEQRNNHGLLSVANGDYDSYIKEWAIEAAKVGYPIYLRVGHEMNDPYRYPWGPQNNDPSEFIAAYKHVKDVFESVGATNIIWVWSPHLSYGKFQEYYPGTEYVDIVATGVLNYGTSTSWSDWWTFKEIFGNYYESLAAFYKPIMIAEFGSLKPGGDRAKWFADTFKDFNTKYPYVNAILFFHYSNDGTITYKNVSWYIKDDNEVTTTIKDELKKWPAYLKQPEAE comes from the coding sequence ATGGCATCATTTAAAAATAAATCTAAAAGACTTTTTAATGTACTACTTGCTTTAGTACTTGGTTATTTTATAATTTATGGTTTAACAGCCGTAAGTAAAAGCTCAAAAGGTCCTTTAGGTGGGTTTCTAGAAAACTTAGGAAGTTTTGTTAAAGATATTGAACACGATAATATTTTAGGTAAAAGAGAAGAAAATAGAGAAAAGAAATTAGCTTGGTTTAAAGATCAAAGAAAAAATAAATATGCCTTACTTAAAACAAAACATATTTTATTTGGTGCATCAGATGATAGTAAAGGTGCTTCTTATGAAAATATTATAAATTTAGAAGACTCTTTAGCCCTAACCTTTCCAATAATTCATATTTACAAGGCCTGGGGTGAAGGTCAAGCTTATGAGTTTCCTAGAAATGAAGTTGATGCAATTGTAAGAATTGGATCTATACCAATGATAACTTGGGAGCCTTGGCTAGAAAAATTTTCACAAGAAAATTTCCCAAAAATTAAAGCCTTAGAGCAAAGAAATAATCACGGGTTATTATCTGTTGCAAATGGCGATTATGATTCTTATATAAAAGAATGGGCAATTGAAGCTGCTAAAGTTGGTTATCCAATTTATTTAAGAGTGGGGCATGAAATGAATGATCCATATCGTTATCCTTGGGGTCCACAAAACAATGATCCGTCAGAATTTATTGCTGCTTATAAACATGTTAAAGATGTTTTTGAATCGGTAGGAGCAACAAATATTATTTGGGTTTGGAGTCCGCATTTATCTTATGGTAAATTTCAAGAATATTATCCTGGAACAGAATATGTAGATATAGTTGCTACTGGAGTTTTAAACTACGGAACTAGTACAAGCTGGAGTGATTGGTGGACTTTTAAAGAAATTTTTGGTAATTATTACGAGAGCTTAGCCGCATTTTATAAACCTATAATGATAGCAGAATTTGGTTCTTTAAAACCTGGTGGAGATAGAGCAAAATGGTTTGCAGATACTTTCAAGGATTTTAACACTAAATATCCTTATGTAAATGCTATTTTATTTTTTCATTACTCTAATGATGGAACCATTACCTATAAAAACGTAAGCTGGTACATAAAAGACGATAATGAGGTTACAACAACAATTAAAGATGAATTAAAAAAATGGCCTGCATATCTAAAGCAACCTGAAGCAGAATAA
- a CDS encoding glycosyltransferase family 2 protein, with product MSAKLHDDLWKFKEAKKVTSIDKAVFLGLTIAGFISMFNLMEWWFRAEHVENLFLFIILSLFFGYGIIRVALIWINYLRIQKPEKVPTPDKNLSVAVFTTSSPGEPLSMFENTFKALQNLNYPHTTYLLDDTEDIAFKELAEQYGVVWLELVNIPGAKAGKVNEALKKTNEDYILVLDPDHIVFPNFLDQTLGFFQDEKVGFVQVSQGYYNMFRSLTAQGAAEQTYTFYGPTQMGLFGYGGAVAIGANCTFRRKALESIGGHATGLSEDLNTSIRIHSKGWKSIYNPVIVSRGLVPEDFTSYCKQQLKWARGVYEMLFDEFPKASKGLTFWQKISYISIGTYYLVGPMTAFFIFVPMLFFATKIIPASMDFSEFLILGSPIILIAILIYAHAQSFFCDKKTERGIHWRGMVLKYSCWPVYTYAFYLSIINKKVPYIPTAKVAVKGFMSPFVKPLIIYCILFILMLVGVYIERRYYISQSELILTAEKTWGMIGFAMIAFLQFIGGIVAAYKSLFIKAENAWNRITITDDKKFKIKNN from the coding sequence ATGAGCGCAAAATTACATGATGATTTGTGGAAGTTTAAGGAAGCTAAAAAAGTAACTAGTATAGATAAAGCTGTCTTTTTAGGACTAACAATAGCAGGTTTTATAAGTATGTTTAATTTAATGGAATGGTGGTTTAGAGCAGAGCACGTTGAAAACCTTTTTTTATTCATTATTTTGAGCCTATTTTTTGGATATGGAATTATTAGAGTAGCTTTAATTTGGATAAATTATTTACGTATTCAAAAACCTGAAAAAGTTCCAACACCAGATAAAAACTTAAGTGTAGCAGTTTTTACTACATCATCTCCAGGAGAACCTTTATCAATGTTCGAAAATACTTTTAAAGCATTACAAAACTTAAACTATCCTCACACAACCTATTTACTTGATGATACTGAAGATATTGCTTTTAAAGAGTTAGCTGAACAATATGGAGTTGTTTGGTTAGAATTAGTTAATATTCCTGGAGCAAAAGCAGGTAAAGTTAATGAAGCATTAAAAAAAACAAATGAAGATTATATTCTTGTATTAGATCCAGATCATATTGTCTTTCCTAATTTTCTTGATCAGACTTTAGGTTTTTTCCAAGATGAAAAAGTAGGTTTTGTTCAAGTAAGTCAAGGATATTACAATATGTTTCGTTCTTTAACCGCACAAGGAGCTGCAGAACAAACTTATACATTTTACGGACCTACACAAATGGGTTTATTTGGTTATGGTGGTGCAGTAGCTATTGGTGCTAATTGTACTTTTAGAAGAAAAGCTCTAGAAAGTATTGGAGGTCATGCAACCGGTTTGTCTGAAGATTTAAATACTTCTATCAGAATTCATTCAAAAGGATGGAAATCTATATATAATCCCGTAATTGTTAGTCGTGGTTTAGTTCCAGAGGACTTTACTTCGTATTGTAAACAACAACTAAAATGGGCAAGAGGTGTTTATGAAATGCTTTTTGATGAATTTCCAAAAGCTTCTAAAGGATTAACTTTTTGGCAAAAAATATCTTATATATCTATAGGTACTTATTATTTAGTTGGTCCAATGACAGCTTTCTTTATTTTTGTACCAATGTTATTTTTTGCAACAAAAATAATTCCAGCCAGTATGGACTTTAGTGAATTTTTGATATTAGGTAGTCCTATCATTTTAATTGCGATACTTATTTATGCACATGCTCAAAGTTTTTTCTGCGATAAAAAAACAGAAAGAGGTATTCATTGGAGAGGTATGGTTTTAAAATATTCTTGTTGGCCTGTGTATACTTATGCTTTTTATTTATCGATAATTAATAAAAAAGTTCCTTATATACCAACAGCAAAAGTAGCTGTTAAAGGATTTATGAGCCCATTTGTAAAACCATTAATTATTTACTGTATTTTATTTATCTTAATGCTTGTAGGAGTTTATATTGAAAGAAGATATTATATTTCTCAATCAGAACTTATTCTTACAGCAGAAAAAACCTGGGGAATGATAGGTTTTGCGATGATAGCATTTTTACAGTTTATAGGTGGTATAGTCGCTGCCTATAAATCTTTGTTTATTAAAGCAGAAAATGCTTGGAACAGAATAACAATAACAGACGATAAAAAATTTAAAATTAAAAATAATTAA
- a CDS encoding tetratricopeptide repeat protein produces MNITRVENVLKTTTVFFLFFLNIAVFSQNQSNPSSLKKEINNTKSAKEILAISKEYISKKEYNNAVLFLSEHYDKFSDNQYINWVYAYALSMNNNNSEADNKFKKAISIDATNKDLQLDYARFLYKIGKINKVETILSRFLDKNSKNIEFLMMQANINFWKGDIKKSRRLITKINEIYPNSDYTKNLEAEIAAVTATYIKANFEYQTDSQPLDYFVSHIVVGEYVSRFLNPQLEVSRYSFTPENEDALIIQLKNQFYFNKLKLTANAFGGIYINHSDKSDWIGGLSITKDLFKKTFLKVGYAKNNLLSTIASTSINLTYQSLFGEIDYSNKWIVLHSWYNHQMFYDDNIIKSFGSWILSQPIKFKKLNFQIGYSFNYTDSEDTLFFFDNQGVGVYNPYFTPEEQEIHSGIFIINYKPSKKISLEAKVNYGFIGNIRNPYPVTTTSNTTEIGGFYDATFTPKEYTGSIKYNFSNNFIANITYIDQETFFYSRKNINLGINFKI; encoded by the coding sequence ATGAATATAACAAGGGTAGAAAATGTATTAAAAACTACTACTGTTTTCTTCTTATTTTTTTTAAATATTGCTGTTTTTTCTCAAAATCAGTCAAATCCCTCCTCTTTAAAGAAAGAAATAAATAACACAAAAAGTGCAAAAGAAATACTTGCAATTTCTAAAGAATATATTTCAAAAAAAGAATACAATAATGCAGTTTTATTTTTATCAGAACACTATGATAAATTTTCTGACAACCAATATATAAACTGGGTCTATGCCTATGCTTTGTCTATGAATAATAACAACTCAGAAGCAGATAATAAGTTTAAAAAAGCCATTTCTATTGATGCTACCAACAAAGATTTACAATTAGATTATGCTCGTTTTTTATATAAAATTGGTAAGATAAATAAGGTTGAAACTATTTTATCTCGTTTTTTAGATAAGAATTCTAAAAATATAGAATTCTTAATGATGCAAGCCAACATTAATTTTTGGAAAGGAGACATAAAAAAATCGAGAAGGTTAATTACCAAAATCAATGAAATTTACCCAAACAGCGATTATACAAAAAATTTAGAGGCAGAAATAGCCGCTGTAACCGCAACTTATATTAAGGCTAATTTTGAATACCAAACAGATTCTCAACCTTTAGATTATTTTGTAAGTCATATAGTTGTAGGTGAATATGTTTCACGATTTTTAAATCCTCAATTAGAAGTATCAAGATATAGTTTTACACCAGAAAATGAAGACGCTTTAATTATTCAATTAAAAAATCAATTTTATTTTAATAAGCTTAAACTTACAGCAAATGCATTTGGAGGTATCTATATAAATCATTCTGACAAATCTGATTGGATTGGGGGTCTAAGCATCACAAAAGATTTATTCAAAAAAACGTTCTTAAAAGTTGGTTATGCAAAAAACAACTTACTAAGTACAATTGCTAGTACTTCTATTAATTTAACGTATCAAAGCCTTTTTGGCGAAATAGATTATAGCAATAAATGGATCGTTTTGCATTCTTGGTACAACCATCAAATGTTTTATGATGATAATATCATAAAATCGTTTGGTAGTTGGATTTTATCGCAACCTATAAAATTTAAAAAATTAAATTTCCAAATAGGATATAGCTTTAATTATACAGATTCAGAAGACACTCTTTTTTTCTTTGACAACCAAGGTGTAGGTGTGTATAATCCTTATTTTACACCAGAAGAACAAGAAATACACTCAGGTATATTTATTATAAATTACAAGCCTAGCAAAAAAATATCACTAGAAGCAAAAGTAAATTATGGTTTTATTGGTAATATAAGAAACCCTTATCCTGTTACAACCACATCTAACACAACAGAGATTGGTGGTTTTTATGATGCTACTTTTACCCCAAAAGAATATACTGGAAGTATTAAATATAATTTTTCAAATAATTTTATTGCAAATATCACTTATATAGATCAAGAAACATTCTTCTATAGCAGAAAAAACATTAACCTAGGTATAAATTTCAAAATTTAA
- a CDS encoding leucine-rich repeat protein: protein MRKFLYALAITFLAFASCTSPAGTEEEDLNDTPNALNDSASTDVGTSINIDVLNNDNFGDDGPNTGAISVISSSTANGGTVVVNTEGTANDPTDDTIDYTPEASFDGTDTFDYTITDSDGDTSSATVSVVVIAATGPAVGTTFDIGDFKYTITNVANKEVSIEKSSEAGPSGALDLPSTIDQFDLTYNITSVANEGFAYCYDLISVTIPESVTSIGQLAFYDSSRITSIDVPDAVSNIEHTAFGQCKSLTSIDIPSSTEDLAENVFFGCESLTSITIPSTIKSIGNSAFYYCSSLNNVTIPDSVANEDMGSAVFGYCNSLTTVTFPSSYTKIPEATFYACNNLETYDIPSHITTIGNSAFYACSVLKEITIPDTVTSIEDSAFGLCVNMSKAVIPDNFTSLSDNLFYECSNLTDITIPNSVTNIGNAVFYGCASLEDLSLPSSVTSIGSAAFGNCFSLKNLDLPSGLTTIEATLFWNCSSLTEINIPNTVTTIKDGAFGGCNSVTEITIPEGITTIPENTFYACSSLTKVNFPSTLTSIGKTAFGLCSSLTSFPIPNTVTNIAEYTFFQCTSLTDVIIPSSITTIENNAFNNCGSLQNVTVDITTPLTIEANVFEYVSIDNATLKVPSSSIETYKASDVWKNFGTVSGL, encoded by the coding sequence ATGAGAAAATTTTTATACGCTCTCGCAATTACATTTTTAGCTTTTGCTTCATGTACAAGCCCTGCTGGAACTGAAGAAGAAGATTTAAACGACACTCCAAATGCCTTAAATGATTCAGCTTCTACAGATGTTGGCACTTCTATTAACATTGACGTTTTAAACAACGATAACTTTGGTGATGATGGCCCTAATACAGGAGCAATTTCTGTAATTTCATCAAGTACAGCTAATGGAGGAACTGTTGTTGTAAATACTGAAGGCACAGCAAACGACCCAACGGATGACACCATAGATTATACACCAGAAGCTAGTTTTGATGGTACAGATACTTTCGATTATACAATTACTGATAGTGATGGAGATACTTCTTCTGCAACTGTTTCTGTTGTAGTTATCGCAGCAACAGGCCCTGCAGTAGGTACCACTTTTGATATTGGTGATTTTAAATATACCATTACAAATGTAGCTAATAAAGAAGTTTCTATAGAAAAAAGCTCAGAAGCTGGCCCATCAGGTGCATTAGATTTACCAAGCACAATAGATCAATTTGATTTAACTTATAATATAACAAGTGTTGCCAACGAAGGTTTTGCGTATTGTTATGACTTAATAAGCGTTACTATACCTGAAAGTGTTACTAGTATTGGTCAGTTAGCTTTTTATGATTCTTCGAGAATAACAAGTATTGATGTACCAGATGCTGTATCAAACATAGAACATACTGCTTTTGGGCAATGTAAAAGTTTAACATCAATAGATATCCCTTCATCAACAGAAGATTTAGCTGAAAATGTCTTTTTTGGATGTGAAAGTTTAACTTCTATTACCATACCTTCTACCATAAAAAGTATTGGTAATTCTGCATTTTACTATTGCAGCAGTTTAAATAATGTTACCATACCAGATAGTGTGGCAAATGAGGATATGGGTTCAGCAGTTTTTGGTTATTGCAATTCATTAACCACAGTAACTTTTCCATCTAGTTATACAAAAATTCCTGAAGCTACCTTTTATGCTTGTAACAATTTAGAAACTTATGATATTCCTAGTCATATAACCACAATTGGTAATTCTGCATTTTATGCATGCTCAGTTTTAAAAGAAATTACTATACCAGATACAGTAACTAGTATTGAAGACTCTGCTTTTGGTTTATGTGTTAATATGTCAAAAGCCGTAATTCCTGATAATTTTACAAGCCTATCAGACAATTTATTTTATGAATGCTCTAATCTTACAGATATAACTATACCTAATAGTGTAACAAATATTGGAAATGCTGTTTTTTATGGATGTGCTAGTTTAGAAGATCTCAGTTTACCTAGTAGTGTAACAAGTATTGGTAGTGCAGCTTTTGGAAATTGTTTCAGCTTAAAAAACCTTGATTTACCAAGTGGTTTAACAACAATAGAAGCTACCCTTTTTTGGAACTGTAGCAGCTTAACTGAAATTAACATACCTAATACTGTAACCACTATAAAAGATGGCGCATTTGGAGGCTGTAATAGTGTAACAGAAATTACAATTCCTGAAGGTATTACCACCATTCCAGAAAACACATTTTACGCTTGTAGTAGTTTAACAAAAGTTAATTTTCCTAGTACCTTAACTAGCATTGGAAAAACTGCTTTTGGTTTATGTTCTAGTTTAACAAGTTTTCCAATACCAAATACAGTAACTAATATAGCAGAATATACTTTTTTTCAATGCACTAGTTTAACAGATGTTATTATACCTAGTAGCATAACAACTATTGAAAACAATGCATTTAATAATTGTGGTAGTTTGCAAAATGTAACAGTAGACATAACTACGCCTTTAACAATAGAAGCCAATGTTTTTGAATATGTATCTATTGATAATGCTACATTAAAGGTACCTTCATCTTCTATTGAGACATACAAAGCAAGCGATGTTTGGAAAAATTTTGGTACAGTAAGTGGACTATAA